TTTGTATTCCATTAATCTAAACCCTGTAAGAAGGTATATTTTTTCCAGGATTCTTCTCCGAAAGCTCAATTTCTGACGAGCCTTTGTTGGATCAAAGCTGAATTTCCAGTTGACTGCTTTAATGCGGTTAGTCATTACAGCAGGATGAGTTCCCGTAAAGTGAATCAGGCGATCGGCATTTCCATAATCAAAGGAAGCTGTCTCTGGAATGACTTCCGTTGTTGCATTTTCATCATAAAACGTGTCGAAATTTTGTTTTTTGCGGACAAGTCCTATCGGAGGTTTGACCCAACCATAATGGTTAATATACGCATCAATTAATTTAACCTTTATTTTCCTTCCATCAATACGAAATCCCTGAGCATCGCGATAAGACTGCACATTGAGCTTCCTTTTGATGACTCTGATTTCACGTCTATACCATCTTCTGGACTCTGCAATGTAATCGTAAGATCCATAAAAATGATGGTAATTAAATAAAAGCCCCTCTATCCTCTGGTCATTTAGATTTTCTTTCATTTCCTGATAGATGACCTCAAGATCTTTTTCATGAACACATTCGTCACCCTGTATATAAAAAGCCCAATCTATGTTGCTGGATATGGCCTGGAATGCTTTGTCAGTCTCAAGTGCAAAAACGCGCCCACCCTCCCTTAAATTATCGTCCCAGACCGTGTCGATGATTTTTATTTTCGGGGAATCGATTTCTTCTATGAGTTTTCGGGTTTCATCCTCAGATTTGCCGACAGCGACAATAAACTCATCACAAATGGGAAGGATTGAATTGATGGCTTCTACAATCGAATAATCATTTATCACTGCATTTCTGATAAATGTAAAACCTGCAATTTTCATAGTGTTTTTTATAGTTAACGGGCTAATTCGCCAAAGATAGTTTTATTCAGGAAAATATATCTGGGAAGATCATGACTATGCTTATTCAGGGCGAAGAACCGGTTTTGTAAGTTGCGCTTTTTTCCAGTGCTCCCCCTCATTGTATAGGGAAAATTTACTGAAAAGATATTTAAACTTCAGATGGCCATTATAATCTGTACCTAATACCCTATGCTTAATATCAGGATTTTCTTCCAGTGCACGTTCAATCGCTTTTGTGTAAACAGATGGGCCTGTCATTTGATGAACATCATGCGGATAGGAATTGTGTTCAATATTTTCACAAACGAGCTCAAGAGTTTTTTTGAGGAAAGGATGACCAGCCTCAAATACTAATGCCCATTGCACATATAAGCCCGGGTTTTTTTCCGATGAGATAATTGCAGAATCATCAGACCGGATAAAATCGTCCAGCTTTCCTCTGATTGAACTATCAATATCAAGATAAACACCACCTTTTCTTAATAGAACTGCATATCTGAAAAAGTCGGCTTTTGCAGCGCCTATGTTCAGACGTTGATAAGCTTTTAGAATTTTTTCGTTAAATTCCTCGGACAGGAATTTCTCTATCCGATGATCATCATAAAATTCATATTGATATTCTGAATTTTTTTTTCTAAACCTTGATATATGCCAACGCGTCAGCCAGGGCAATTTGGATGATTTAAATGTCTGATGTATAATCTTTGGTATTGCCATGGAGCAGAAATATGAAAGGCGCTTGGTATTTATTTTTTAGTTGCGACGCAAAAATATAGAATTGTCTTGAAAAAAGGACTTTCTTGTATCAGGGAGTAGGACATTTCTGTTATGAGGACGATCTGACAAAGCTAATCTCCGACAAAAAGACAACAAGGTGTATGTTTTACACCACAAGTATAGTGTTTTTATGTTAAGGAATTGTAATCTGGCGAGGAAAATCTTATCGTGTTGGTTTTCAGAGTGTTTTGATGTTTTTAAAACAAGCCTCAGTCCAGATTGTATGTTCTCTTGTGAGATAATATTCTTCTGATTAAAGGGGGATATTTAGGTAATTAGTGACACTTTCTAAGTTTGGAACGGAGTTTGTAAGGCTATTGTGAGAATTTAAAAATTTGTTTAATTTTGCTACACAAAAAAATTATACAATTAAAATTTGTTTAACCTTAAAAAAGAAAATTATGAATTATTCTACTTTAAAAAAGGGTCTTGCAGTCTCTTTCGTAGCATTAATGGGAGCAACGACTCTTGCTAGTGCACAAGATGCTCCAGCGACTTCATCTTCAGCCAAGGTATTTGGTGGAAGAGGACAGTACAGATCTTGGTCAATCGGTGTTAACGGTGGTGTTTTATCTCCATTTGTTGCAATCGGTGGATCAAACGATTTTACTAATTTCGACGTAAACTTAGGTTACGGACTTTCATTGAGAAAACAATTAGGTCATGCATTCGGTTTAGAAGGTAACATTTTCCGCGGAAAAGTTTCTGGAACTAACAAAGATGCTGTTGGTGGTGCTGTTAATGGAATCAAAGAATTTGAAACTGAAATGCAGTATGCAGTAGATTTAAGAGGTGTTGTTAACGTAGCAACTGTTGACTTCTTACGTCGCGAAAACTCTGTAAACTTCTTCGTAACTGCTGGTTACGGTTTAGTAGCTTACAATCCTAAAGTTAACGGTGTTGACCAAAAAGGTAAATGGGGTGAAGATGGAGATAAAGACTTCGTAAAAGAAGCTTATATCCCAGTTGGAGCTGGTGTTAAATTTAAAGTTTCTGACCGTGTGTCATTTAATTTAGGTTACACTATGCACTTCGTAGATGGAGATAATTTTGATGGAGTATATGCTAAAGCAACTTCTAAAGATAAATTCTCTTACGGATACGCAGGTCTAGAATTCTCTCTAGGTTCTAAATCTAAACCAAACTTGGATTGGGTTAATCCACTAGCTTTAATGTATGATGAATTGAAAGATCCTTCATTACGTCAGGAAGTTGAAGCTTTGAAAACTCGCGTATCTAACGTTGAACAATCTGTTGAAGCTTTGAAAAAAGATTCTGATGGTGACGGTGTTGCTGATCAATTCGATAAATGTCCAGGTACTCCAGCAGGAACTGCAGTTGATGGTTCAGGATGTCCTCTACCTAAAGTAGAGACAGTTGTTGCTCCAAACACAGGTAACGTAACTGGCTTCGAAACTATTCAATTTGAATTCAACAGTTCAGTTTTAAAAACTGAGTCTTACCCTACTTTAGATAAATTGTCTTCAGTATTGCGTGAAAACGGTGGTAAAGTAACTGTAAACGGTTACGCTTCAAGCGAAGGTACTGCTGCATACAATGTGAAATTATCTAAAGACAGAGCTAACTCTGTTAAAACTTACTTAGTTAACTCTGGGGTTAACGCTAGTCAAGTTGTAACTAAAGGTCATGGTGAAGCTAATCCAATCGCTTCAAACGATACTGAAGAAGGTCGTATCCAAAACCGTCGCGTTGAATCTGCTAGAAACTAATTTGTTTCCAAGTAAATATTAAAAAAGAGGGCTTCAATTTTGAAGCCCTCTTTTTTTTATTCCTACATTTGTAACTGTATGTATCTATTCAGAAAAAAAGACCCTAATAGGCCCAGTAATATCAATTTGAAAATCATGCATGTGATTAATGCAATCGCAATTACAATGTTTATCGCAGGTATACTTTGGAAATTAATAGACTTGATTTGTCTGGAATAGACAATATCCTAAGCAGCCGAACCTCTGAATTTTAGAACGAAATAAAACTATATAAAAATGAAGCAGATATTCAACACCAACAATGCTCCGGCACCAATTGGTCCTTACAGTCAGGCTGTAAAAGCAAATGGTTTCTTATTCCTATCAGGTCAGGTTGCTATCAATCCACAAACTGGAGAACTTACCCAGTCTTCCATTGCTGAGGAAACCCATCAGGTAATGAGAAATATCAAAGCAGTATTATTAGAGGCTTCTTATAACTTTAACGATGTGGTAAAGACGACCATCTTTCTGACGGATATGGATTTGTTTGCAGAAGTAAATGAGGTTTATGGTTCTTATTTTGAAAGCAGCAGTAACTTTCCTGCACGTGAAACCGTTGCAGTTAAAGGATTACCTAAGGGCGTGAATGTTGAAATCTCTATCATAGCTTGTAAGGGCTAAGTTTTGGGGAAGTCAAATTTGAGGTACTTCTTTGCGGGAGTTTTATCATTTGCTATCTGGGGATTTTTCTCTATTCCATTGAGAAATCTTAAAGCCTTTCCTTCTCAGGAAATACTTTATTACAGGATATTTACGTCTATGGTCTTCCTATGGGTTGCAATTCTGGTTTTCAGAAAAAAGCAAATTAGAAAAGACCTGGATTATCTTGCCGGGCTGAAAAGAAAAGAGAAACAGACCATAGGCTTTCAACTTGTTGCTTCTACTGTTTTATTAACCTCGAATTGGTACACCTATATTTATGCAGTGAATAATGTCAGTCTCCAGTCTGCAGCTTTTGCTTATATGGTTTGTCCGTTAATTACCGCATTTGGAGGTTTTATCCTACTTAAAGAGCATCTTTCCAGATTAAAGCTAATCTCTCTGGGGATCGCTTTGCTCAGTATTATTTTACTGGCCACGGGTTCCTTTGTGGAAGTGATGTGGTCTGTAGCGATTGCTTCATTGTATGCATTTTATCTGATTATACAGCGTAAGATGAAGCACCTTGATAAGCTGAATGTGCTGGCCACTCAGATTGGTATGGCAGTTCTGATGATGTTGCCTTTCTACTTTTTTGAGCATGGAAATATTCCTGACAGCACCTGGTTTTGGGGTAACATCACTGTTGTGGCGGTATTATTCACCATTATTCCTCTTTTTTTAAGTTTATATGCCTTGATTGGTATTCCTTCCTCAACTCTTGGAATCATCATTTATACTAATCCGATTATTGCTTTTACAGTAGCTATTCTATATTTTAATGAGCAGGTGGATTCAAATAAACTACTTGCCTATCTATTGTTGCTAACATCTGTAATCGTATTTAATTGGAGCATACTAAAAGATATACTTACCTTTAAGAAAAAAAATATTTAAAGCCTTGTTTGCTGCTACTTTAGATACCACCATCGAATATCTTAAAGGTGTAGGGCCTAAGCGCGCTGAACTTTTACAAAAAGAGCTGCGCATATATACCTATGATGACCTGCTCAATTATTTTCCTTTTCGCTATATTGACAGAACAAGGTTCTATAAAATTAATGAGCTCGATACCGATCTTCCTTATGTCCAGATTCTTGGACGGATAACAGGAAAGGAACAGATTGGGGAAAAACATAAAAAAAGAATTGTTGCCCGTCTTACTGATGAGACAGGATCTATCGAGCTGGTTTGGTTTCAAAGCTTAAAATGGGTTGACGAAAATGTTTCTCGTGGTAAAGTCTATATTGTTTTTGGTAAGCCTACAGCCTTTAATGGCTCCTTCAGTATCTCCCATCCGGAACTGGAAAGTTATCCAAGACCGGCCACGATCACTGGGAATTTAAGGTTGCAACCGGTATATAATTCTACCGAAAAGCTAAAGAAATTTTTTCTTGATAGTAAAGGAATTCAGAAGTTGCAAACACTTGTGATCGAGCAATTACTACCGGAAGTCAAAGAAAGTATGCCTGCTTATATCCTGGATAAATACCAAATGGTAACTAAAAAGGAAGCTCTTTTAAGTATTCATTTCCCCCGAGATGTAAAGGCGCTGAAGGGAGCGGAAAGAAGATTGAAATTTGAAGAGTTATTCTTTATACAACTGCAGCTACTACATAATAAACAAATCAGAGAATGGAAGTTCAAAGGACACCAATTTAATGCTGTTGGGGAGGCTGTAAATACCTTTTATAAAGAGATACTTCCTTTTGAATTAACTGGTGCTCAAAAACGTGTGATCAAGGAAATCCGCATGGATACCCAGAGGGGGATTCAAATGAACCGGCTGGTGCAGGGAGATGTAGGTAGCGGAAAAACGGTTGTTGCCTTGATGAGTATGTTACTTGCCATTGATAATGGTTATCAGGCTTGTATGATGGCGCCGACGGAGATCCTGGCCAGACAGCATTATGAATCTATAGCCTCGCTATTAGACGGACGACTCGCAAAAGTTGCAATTCTAACAGGCAGTACGACAAAAAAACAAAGAACGAAGCTTCATGAAGAGCTAGAGGCCGGAGAAATAGATATTCTGGTTGGTACTCATGCGCTCATTGAAGATAAAGTGGTATTCAAATATCTGGCCTTGGTTGTTATCGATGAACAACACCGCTTTGGAGTGGAGCAACGGGCCAAACTATGGCGTAAAAATGTCGTTCCTCCACATATTCTGGTGATGACTGCGACTCCAATTCCTCGTACTTTGGCGATGACCTTATATGGCGACCTGGATGTATCTGTGATCGACGAATTGCCAGTCGGAAGAAAGCCAATTGAGACTCGTCACTTATATGAAGGACAAAGATTACGGATGTTTGGGTTTATGAAGGAGGAAATTGCGAAGGGACGTCAGGTGTATGTGGTGTATCCTTTGATTAAAGAAAGTGAGAAGCTGGATCTTTTACATCTGGAAGCGGGAGTGGAGCAAATGAGTTATCAGTTTCCAAGACCAGACTACCAGATCAGCATTGTGCACGGGAAAATGAGCAATGCTGATAAGCAATTTGAAATGCAGCGTTTCATTGAAGGGAAGAGTCAGATCATGGTGGCGACAACCGTGATTGAGGTTGGCGTTAATGTTCCAAACGCTTCTGTTATGATCATTGAAAATGCAGAACGCTTCGGGTTGTCCCAGCTGCATCAGTTAAGGGGACGCGTAGGACGGGGAGCGGAGCAGTCTTATTGTATTTTGATGTCAGGAAACAAACTTAGTGTAGATGGTCGCCTTAGACTGGATACTATGGTGAAAACAAATAATGGTTTTGAAATTTCCGAAATAGACTTGCAGCTTCGCGGCCCGGGAGACATTACAGGTACTCAGCAAAGCGGAGTATTGGAATTGAAGTTAGCTGATCTGGCTACAGATCAGCTAATTCTGCAGGAAGCCAGAAATACCGTTATCAATATTCTGGAGGGAGATCCAAAACTGGAGCTCCCGGAAAATAGTTTGTTGAAAACATACCTCAACAAGAGAAGCCGAGGTATTGCTTTCGA
This region of Pedobacter steynii genomic DNA includes:
- a CDS encoding glycosyl transferase, encoding MKIAGFTFIRNAVINDYSIVEAINSILPICDEFIVAVGKSEDETRKLIEEIDSPKIKIIDTVWDDNLREGGRVFALETDKAFQAISSNIDWAFYIQGDECVHEKDLEVIYQEMKENLNDQRIEGLLFNYHHFYGSYDYIAESRRWYRREIRVIKRKLNVQSYRDAQGFRIDGRKIKVKLIDAYINHYGWVKPPIGLVRKKQNFDTFYDENATTEVIPETASFDYGNADRLIHFTGTHPAVMTNRIKAVNWKFSFDPTKARQKLSFRRRILEKIYLLTGFRLMEYKNYKIVK
- a CDS encoding EamA family transporter, producing the protein MRYFFAGVLSFAIWGFFSIPLRNLKAFPSQEILYYRIFTSMVFLWVAILVFRKKQIRKDLDYLAGLKRKEKQTIGFQLVASTVLLTSNWYTYIYAVNNVSLQSAAFAYMVCPLITAFGGFILLKEHLSRLKLISLGIALLSIILLATGSFVEVMWSVAIASLYAFYLIIQRKMKHLDKLNVLATQIGMAVLMMLPFYFFEHGNIPDSTWFWGNITVVAVLFTIIPLFLSLYALIGIPSSTLGIIIYTNPIIAFTVAILYFNEQVDSNKLLAYLLLLTSVIVFNWSILKDILTFKKKNI
- a CDS encoding OmpA family protein — translated: MNYSTLKKGLAVSFVALMGATTLASAQDAPATSSSAKVFGGRGQYRSWSIGVNGGVLSPFVAIGGSNDFTNFDVNLGYGLSLRKQLGHAFGLEGNIFRGKVSGTNKDAVGGAVNGIKEFETEMQYAVDLRGVVNVATVDFLRRENSVNFFVTAGYGLVAYNPKVNGVDQKGKWGEDGDKDFVKEAYIPVGAGVKFKVSDRVSFNLGYTMHFVDGDNFDGVYAKATSKDKFSYGYAGLEFSLGSKSKPNLDWVNPLALMYDELKDPSLRQEVEALKTRVSNVEQSVEALKKDSDGDGVADQFDKCPGTPAGTAVDGSGCPLPKVETVVAPNTGNVTGFETIQFEFNSSVLKTESYPTLDKLSSVLRENGGKVTVNGYASSEGTAAYNVKLSKDRANSVKTYLVNSGVNASQVVTKGHGEANPIASNDTEEGRIQNRRVESARN
- a CDS encoding glycosyltransferase family 32 protein — encoded protein: MAIPKIIHQTFKSSKLPWLTRWHISRFRKKNSEYQYEFYDDHRIEKFLSEEFNEKILKAYQRLNIGAAKADFFRYAVLLRKGGVYLDIDSSIRGKLDDFIRSDDSAIISSEKNPGLYVQWALVFEAGHPFLKKTLELVCENIEHNSYPHDVHQMTGPSVYTKAIERALEENPDIKHRVLGTDYNGHLKFKYLFSKFSLYNEGEHWKKAQLTKPVLRPE
- a CDS encoding DUF6728 family protein, with protein sequence MYLFRKKDPNRPSNINLKIMHVINAIAITMFIAGILWKLIDLICLE
- the recG gene encoding ATP-dependent DNA helicase RecG; the encoded protein is MFAATLDTTIEYLKGVGPKRAELLQKELRIYTYDDLLNYFPFRYIDRTRFYKINELDTDLPYVQILGRITGKEQIGEKHKKRIVARLTDETGSIELVWFQSLKWVDENVSRGKVYIVFGKPTAFNGSFSISHPELESYPRPATITGNLRLQPVYNSTEKLKKFFLDSKGIQKLQTLVIEQLLPEVKESMPAYILDKYQMVTKKEALLSIHFPRDVKALKGAERRLKFEELFFIQLQLLHNKQIREWKFKGHQFNAVGEAVNTFYKEILPFELTGAQKRVIKEIRMDTQRGIQMNRLVQGDVGSGKTVVALMSMLLAIDNGYQACMMAPTEILARQHYESIASLLDGRLAKVAILTGSTTKKQRTKLHEELEAGEIDILVGTHALIEDKVVFKYLALVVIDEQHRFGVEQRAKLWRKNVVPPHILVMTATPIPRTLAMTLYGDLDVSVIDELPVGRKPIETRHLYEGQRLRMFGFMKEEIAKGRQVYVVYPLIKESEKLDLLHLEAGVEQMSYQFPRPDYQISIVHGKMSNADKQFEMQRFIEGKSQIMVATTVIEVGVNVPNASVMIIENAERFGLSQLHQLRGRVGRGAEQSYCILMSGNKLSVDGRLRLDTMVKTNNGFEISEIDLQLRGPGDITGTQQSGVLELKLADLATDQLILQEARNTVINILEGDPKLELPENSLLKTYLNKRSRGIAFDKIS
- a CDS encoding RidA family protein: MKQIFNTNNAPAPIGPYSQAVKANGFLFLSGQVAINPQTGELTQSSIAEETHQVMRNIKAVLLEASYNFNDVVKTTIFLTDMDLFAEVNEVYGSYFESSSNFPARETVAVKGLPKGVNVEISIIACKG